The Amorphus orientalis genomic interval CGGGTCGACGCATATTCGAAGAACCTATCGGACAAGGAACTTCTGGATCGGTTCAAGGCACGGGCTGGGGTGAAGACGCACGGCGCGCTCTACAGCGGCGTCGGCGAAGTGGGCCTCCTCTTGAAGGATGGCATCATCAGCCTGCGGCCGCTGAGGTATGAGGGCCGTGGCGGGTTTGGACCGCTCAGGGGCGACCATACGGTGGAGCTTCCCGAAACCGTCTCGGACGAGGAGCTGGGGGCCGCCATCCGCCACTTGGTCGATGTCAGCCGCCGGCCCTGGCGATACTGAACGGGCGGGCGGGGGGTATCCAAAGATAGGGTTCAAGCGGTGGTAGCGGAGGAGGGACTTGAACCCCCGACACGCGGATTATGATTCCGCTTAGTGTCTATATAAGACGTTGATATTGTTTATATAATGGAATCCGTGTTGCAATTTTGTTGCGTCGACGGTTTGCGAATGAGTTGAAATCAATCGGAAAGCAGCCGGTCCTCCAGCGCCTTCATGGCGCCCCTGTCATCGTCAGGCGAAGGGAAGAGGTACCCGTAGGTATCGAACGTCATTTGGATAGATGAGTGCCCCATAAGGGCCTGCACGCGCTTGGGCGGGAAGCCCTGCTCGATGAACAGTGCAGCGGCCGCATGACGTAGTGCGTGCAGGCCGTAGCGCGCGCGTGGAACCTTGGTGGTGTGGCCGTTCTGGTCGGTGTCGTCGACCAGGTCGAATACACCGGCTGCGATCTGGATTGGCCAGAAGACGCGGCTCAGTATGTTCCGGTGGCTTTCGATGTTCCCGGCGCCGTTGGGGAACACGAGGCCGAGGTCGCCCTTGGGGCAATCGTCGCGCCATCCTTCCAGTAGCGATACGACGGTCGGCGTGAGCGGGATGTCCCGGTAGCCGGCGGCGGACTTGGGTGGGCCGATGACCCCATAGGTGTCGGCCCTTCGCGCTACAGTGAGGGTGCCCGCCTTCAAGTCGATGTCGCGCCATTGAAGACCGC includes:
- a CDS encoding contact-dependent growth inhibition system immunity protein, with translation MLDPDGIDGDHPPDLDDLALGAVAREALLASRFIGPDHPDRDRVDAYSKNLSDKELLDRFKARAGVKTHGALYSGVGEVGLLLKDGIISLRPLRYEGRGGFGPLRGDHTVELPETVSDEELGAAIRHLVDVSRRPWRY